The nucleotide window ACGACGCTCGGCGTACCACCAGTGGCGGTCCTCCACCTCGGTCAGCAGACGGACCTCGTGCGACTCCACGCGACGCTTCTCCTCGAACGACAACTCGCTACGGGCGGGTGTGGCCATCACCGATCACGACCCACTTGGTCGAGGTCAACTCGGCCAGGCCCATCGGACCACGCGCATGCAACTTCTGGGTGGAAATGCCGATTTCGGCCCCGAGCCCGAACTCACCGCCGTCGGTGAACGCGGTCGAGGCGTTCACGGCCACCACCGCCGAGTCGACCTCGGCCACGAACCGGTCGGCCGCCCGCAGATCAGTGGTCACGATCGCCTCGGTGTGCCCGGAGGACCACTGCCGGATGTGGTCGATCGCCGCATCCAGGGACGTCACGACGCCCACGGCGAGGTCACTGTCGAGGTACTCGGTGGCCCAGTCCTCGTCGGTGGCCGGGAACAACAGTTCGGCCGGCACCCCCGCCTGACGAGCCAGGACGGCGCTGGGCTCGTCGACGTGCAACCGCACCCCGCGCTCGGCGAGGGCGGTCAGCACCTGCGGCAGGAACCAGCGCGCCACCTCGGTGTGCACCAGCAGGGTCTCGGCGGCGTTGCACACGCTGGTGCGCCGGGTCTTGGCGTTGACCGTGATCGCCAGCGCCTGGTCGAGGTCGGCCGCCGCATCGATGTAGACGTGGCAGTTGCCGGTGCCGGTCTCGATCACCGGCACGGTGGCGTTCTCGACCACCGACCGGATCAGGCCCGCCCCGCCGCGCGGCACCAGCAGATCGACCAGCCCGCGGGCCCGCATCAGGTGCGTGGCGCCGTCCCGGCCGTGGGCATCGATCGAGGCCACGGCGTCGGCGGGTAGCCCCACCGAGCTCAGGGCGTCCCGAATACGTTGCACCAGAACGGTGTTGGTCTGCAGCGCCGCCGATCCGCCGCGCAGCACGGCGGCGTTGCCGCTCTTGAGGGCCAGCACCGCGGCATCGACGGTCACGTTCGGGCGGGCCTCGTAGATCATGCCGACCACACCCATCGGCACCCGCACCTGGCGCAACTGCAGGCCGTTCGGCAGCGTCGAGCCGCGCACCAGCTCGCCCACCGGATCGGGCAGTGAGGCCACGTGCCGCACCGCAGCGGCGATCGCCGCGATCCGGGCGTCGTCCAGCCGCAGCCGGTCGAGCAGACCCTCGGCCAGGCCGTCGGCCCGACCCCGCTCGAGGTCGGCGGCGTTCGCGGCGAGGATCTCGGCCGAGCCGGCCTCGAGCGCGGTGGCGATGGCCTCCAGGGCCTCG belongs to Kineosporiaceae bacterium and includes:
- a CDS encoding glutamate-5-semialdehyde dehydrogenase; this encodes MPRDPHADGVREAVLSVCAHAREASRALAGASRARKDEALEAIATALEAGSAEILAANAADLERGRADGLAEGLLDRLRLDDARIAAIAAAVRHVASLPDPVGELVRGSTLPNGLQLRQVRVPMGVVGMIYEARPNVTVDAAVLALKSGNAAVLRGGSAALQTNTVLVQRIRDALSSVGLPADAVASIDAHGRDGATHLMRARGLVDLLVPRGGAGLIRSVVENATVPVIETGTGNCHVYIDAAADLDQALAITVNAKTRRTSVCNAAETLLVHTEVARWFLPQVLTALAERGVRLHVDEPSAVLARQAGVPAELLFPATDEDWATEYLDSDLAVGVVTSLDAAIDHIRQWSSGHTEAIVTTDLRAADRFVAEVDSAVVAVNASTAFTDGGEFGLGAEIGISTQKLHARGPMGLAELTSTKWVVIGDGHTRP